One part of the Ursus arctos isolate Adak ecotype North America unplaced genomic scaffold, UrsArc2.0 scaffold_14, whole genome shotgun sequence genome encodes these proteins:
- the USP19 gene encoding ubiquitin carboxyl-terminal hydrolase 19 isoform X15, giving the protein MSGGASATGPRRGPPGLEEATSKKKQKDRANQESKDGDPRRGSASSREEQAKEELLLDWRQSADEVIVKLRVGAGPLRLEEVDAAFTDTDCVVRLPGGRQWGGVFYAEIESSCTKVQARKGGLLQLALPKKVPLLTWPSLLKPLGTQEAVPGLRCQENGQEPSPIALEPGPEPRRAKQEARNQKRAQGRGEVGAGAGPGAQAGPSAKRAVHLRRGPEGEGSRDGPGPRGDAPPFLAEAATQAEAEEQLRVPPLNPQTCLLGSEENLALLAGEKTVSARSDPVSPAMARSRDPEKGDRSKEEMAVAADAITLVDEPESMVNLAFVKNDSYEKGPDSVVVHVYVKEIRRDTSRVLFREQDFTLIFQTRDGNFLRLHPGCGPHTIFRWQVKLRNLIEPEQCTFCFTASRIDICLRKRQSQRWGGLEAPAARGAVGGAKVAVPTGPTPLDSTPPGGAPHPLTGQEEARAVEKEKPKARSEDTGLDGVAARTPMEHVAPKPEPHLASPKPTCMVPPMPHSPVSGDSVEEEEEEEKKVCLPGFTGLVNLGNTCFMNSVIQSLSNTRELRDFFHDRSFEAEINYNNPLGTGGRLAIGFAVLLRALWKGTHHAFQPSKLKAIVASKASQFTGYAQHDAQEFMAFLLDGLHEDLNRIQNKPYTETVDSDGRPDEVVAEEAWQRHKMRNDSFIVDLFQGQYKSKLVCPVCAKVSITFDPFLYLPVPLPQKQKVLPVFYFAREPHSKPIKFLVSISKENSSASEVLESLSQSVHVKPENLRLAEVIKNRFHRVFLPSHSLDTVSPSDTLLCFELLSPELAKERVVVLEVQQRPQVPSVPISKCAACQRKQQSEDEKLKRCTRCYRVGYCNQLCQKTHWPDHKGLCRPENIGYPFLVSVPASRLTYARLAQLLEGYARYSVSVFQPPFQPGRMALESQGPSCTTLLSTSSLEAGDSERDSIQPPELQLVTPVAEGDAGVPRAWAAPDRGPVASTSGVSSEMLAGGPVEVGSLPAGERVSRPEAAVPGYQHPSEAMNAHTPQFFIYKIDASNREQRLEDKGDTPLELGEDCSLALVWRNNERLQEFVLVASKELECAEDPGSAGEAARAGHFTLDQCLNLFTRPEVLAPEEAWYCPQCKQHREASKQLLLWRLPNILIVQLKRFSFRSFIWRDKINDLVEFPVRNLDLSKFCIGQKEEQLPSYDLYAVINHYGGMIGGHYTACARLPNDRSSQRSDVGWRLFDDSTVTTVDESQVVTRYAYVLFYRRRNSPVERPPRAGHSEHHPDLGPAAEAAASQGLGPGQAPEVAPTRTAPERFAPSVDRPAPTYSNMEEVD; this is encoded by the exons ATGTCTGGCGGGGCCAGCGCCACGGGCCCAAGGAGAGGTCCCCCAGGATTGGAGGAGGCCACCAGTAAGAAGAAGCAGAAGGATCGAGCAAACCAGGAGAGCAAGGATGGAGATCCTAGAAGAG GGTCAGCGTCCTCTCGGGAGGAGCAGGCCAAAGAGG AGTTGTTGCTTGATTGGAGGCAGAGTGCAGATGAGGTGATTGTCAAGCTGCGTGTGGGAGCAGGTCCCCTGCGCCTAGAGGAAGTGGATGCTGCTTTCACGGACACAGACTGCGTGGTGCGGCTTCCAG GTGGTCGGCAGTGGGGTGGTGTTTTCTATGCCGAAATAGAAAGTTCTTGCACCAAAGTACAAGCCCGTAAAGGTGGCCTCCTGCAGCTGGCACTGCCCAAGAAGGTGCCTCTGCTCACGTGGCCCTCTCTTCTG AAACCTCTAGGAACCCAGGAGGCGGTGCCAGGGCTGCGGTgccaggagaatgggcaggagcCATCTCCCATTGCCCTGGAGCCAGGCCCTGAGCCCCGTCGGGCTAAACAGGAGGCCCGGAACCAGAAGCGGGCCCAGGGCCGTGGTGAGGTAGGCGCAGGGGCTGGCCCCGGGGCCCAGGCAGGGCCCAGCGCCAAGAGGGCTGTGCATCTCCGCAGAGGGCCAGAGGGGGAAGGGTCCAGAGATGGGCCTGGACCCCGGGGTGATGCCCCCCCCTTCTTGGCTGAGGCAGCCACCCAG GCTGAAGCTGAGGAACAGCTCCGGGTACCACCGCTGAACCCCCAGACCTGCCTCTTGGGCTCAGAGGAGAATCTAGCACTCTTGGCAGGAGAGAAGACCGTGTCCGCCAGGAGTGATCCAGTCTCCCCAGCCATGGCCCGGAGCAGAGACCCTGAGAAAGGTGACCGTTCCAAAGAAGAGATGGCAGTGGCAGCAGATGCTATAACCTTGGTGGATG AGCCGGAGTCCATGGTGAACCTGGCATTTGTCAAGAATGACTCATATGAGAAGGGGCCAGATTCAGTGGTGGTGCACGTGTACGTGAAAGAAATCCGCAGGGACACTTCTCGAGTGCTTTTCCGCGAGCAAGACTTCACACTTATCTTCCAGaccag GGATGGAAACTTCTTGAGACTGCACCCGGGCTGTGGGCCCCATACCATCTTCCGTTGGCAGGTGAAGCTCAG GAACCTGATTGAGCCCGAGCAGTGCACCTTCTGCTTCACGGCCTCTCGAATTGACATCTGCCTTCGTAAGCGGCAAAGTCAGCGCTGGGGGGGCCTGGAGGCCCCAGCTGCACGAG GTGCAGTGGGTGGTGCAAAGGTTGCCGTGCCGACAGGTCCAACCCCTCTGGATTCAACCCCACCGGGAGGTGCCCCCCACCCTCTCACAGGCCAGGAAGAAGCTCGGGCTGTGGAGAAGGAAAAACCCAAGGCTCGATCTGAGGACACGGGGCTGGATGGTGTGGCGGCCCGCACCCCCATGGAGCATGTAGCCCCAAAGCCAGAGCCACATCTGGCCTCA CCCAAGCCCACATGTATGGTGCCTCCAATGCCCCACAGCCCTGTGAGTGGAGACagtgtggaggaagaggaggaggaagagaagaaggtgtGTCTGCCAGGCTTCACTGGCCTTGTCAATCTCGGCAACACCTGCTTCATGAACAGTGTCATTCAGTCTCTGTCTAACACTCGGGAGCTCCGGGACTTCTTCCATG ACCGCTCCTTTGAGGCCGAGATCAACTACAACAACCCACTGGGGACTGGTGGGCGTCTGGCCATTGGCTTTGCTGTGCTACTCCGGGCGCTGTGGAAGGGCACCCACCATGCCTTCCAGCCTTCCAAGTTGAAG GCCATTGTGGCGAGCAAGGCCAGCCAGTTCACAGGCTATGCGCAGCATGATGCCCAGGAGTTCATGGCTTTCTTGCTGGATGGGCTGCATGAAGACCTGAATCGCATTCAGAACAAGCCCTACACAGAGACCGTGGACTCGGATGGGCGGCCCGATGAG GTGGTGGCTGAAGAAGCATGGCAGCGGCATAAGATGAGGAATGACTCTTTCATCGTAGACCTGTTTCAGGGCCAGTATAAGTCGAAGCTGGTGTGCCCTGTGTGTGCCAAG GTCTCCATCACTTTCGACCCATTCCTCTACCTGCCGGTGCCCTTGCCACAGAAGCAGAAGGTTCTCCCCGTCTTCTATTTTGCCCGGGAGCCCCACAGCAAGCCCATCAAG TTTCTGGTGAGCATCAGCAAGGAGAATTCCAGCGCAAGTGAAGTGTTGGAGTCCCTCTCTCAGAGTGTGCACGTGAAGCCTGAGAACCTCCGTCTGGCTGAG GTGATTAAAAATCGCTTCCACCGTGTGTTCCTGCCCTCCCACTCATTGGACACTGTGTCCCCATCCGACACGCTCCTCTGCTTTGAGCTGCTATCCCCAGAGTTGGCTAAGGAGCGGGTGGTGGTGCTAGAGGTGCAGCAG CGCCCCCAGGTGCCCAGCGTCCCCATCTCCAAGTGTGCAGCCTGCCAGCGGAAGCAGCAGTCAGAGGATGAGAAGCTGAAGCGCTGTACCCGGTGCTACCGCGTGGGCTACTGCAACCA gctCTGCCAGAAAACCCACTGGCCTGACCACAAGGGTCTCTGCCGCCCTGAGAACATTGGCTACCCATTTCTGGTCAGTGTACCTGCCTCACGTCTCACTTATGCTCGTCTTGCTCAGCTGCTAGAGGGCTACGCCCG GTACTCTGTGAGTGTATTCCAGCCACCCTTCCAGCCTGGCCGCATGGCCTTGGAGTCCCAGGGCCCCAGCTGCACTACGTTGCTCTCCACTAGCTCCCTGGAGGCTGGGGACAGTGAGAGGGACTCGATTCAGCCGCCTGAGCTCCAGTTGGTGACCCCCGTGGCTGAGGGAGACGCAGGGGTCCCACGGGCATGGGCGGCCCCTGACCGGGGCCCTGTGGCCAGCACCAGTGGCGTTTCTTCTGAGATGCTGGCCGGTGGACCTGTTGAAGTTGGTTCCTTGCCTGCTGGTGAGAGGGTGTCTCGGCCCGAAG CTGCTGTGCCCGGATATCAGCACCCAAGTGAAGCCATGAATGCCCACACACCCCagttcttcatctataaaattgacGCATCTAACCGAGAACAGCGGCTAGAGGACAAAG GAGACACCCCCCTGGAGCTGGGTGAGGACTGCAGCCTGGCGCTAGTCTGGCGGAACAACGAGCGCCTGCAGGAGTTCGTGTTGGTAGCGTCCAAGGAGCTGGAGTGTGCTGAGGATCCAGGCTCTGCTGGGGAGGCTGCCCGCGCTGGCCACTTCACTCTGGACCAGTGCCTGAACCTCTTCACCCGGCCTGAGGTGCTGGCACCCGAGGAGGCTTG GTACTGCCCGCAGTGTAAACAACACCGAGAGGCCTCCAAGCAGCTGCTGCTGTGGCGCCTTCCTAACATACTCATTGTGCAGCTCAAGCGCTTCTCCTTTCGGAGTTTCATCTGGCGTGACAAGATCAATGACTTGGTGGAGTTCCCTGTTCG GAACCTGGACCTGAGCAAGTTCTGCATCGGTCAGAAGGAGGAACAGCTGCCTAGCTACGACCTGTACGCCGTCATCAACCACTACGGAGGCATGATCGGCGGCCACTACACCGCCTGTGCGCGCCTGCCCAATGACCGCAGCAGCCAGCGCAGCGACGTGG GCTGGCGCCTGTTTGACGACAGCACGGTGACAACAGTAGACGAGAGCCAGGTCGTGACGCGTTATGCCTATGTACTCTTCTACCGCCGGCGGAACTCTCCTGTGGAGAGGCCCCCCAGGGCAGGTCACTCTGAGCACCACCCAGACCTAGGCCCTGCAGCCGAGGCTGCTGCCAGCCAG GGACTAGGCCCTGGCCAGGCCCCCGAGGTGGCCCCCACGCGGACAGCCCCTGAACGCTTCGCCCCCTCTGTGGACCGCCCAGCCCCCACCTACAGCAACATGGAGGAGGTCGATTAG
- the USP19 gene encoding ubiquitin carboxyl-terminal hydrolase 19 isoform X17, whose translation MSGGASATGPRRGPPGLEEATSKKKQKDRANQESKDGDPRRGSASSREEQAKEELLLDWRQSADEVIVKLRVGAGPLRLEEVDAAFTDTDCVVRLPGGRQWGGVFYAEIESSCTKVQARKGGLLQLALPKKVPLLTWPSLLKPLGTQEAVPGLRCQENGQEPSPIALEPGPEPRRAKQEARNQKRAQGRGEVGAGAGPGAQAGPSAKRAVHLRRGPEGEGSRDGPGPRGDAPPFLAEAATQAEAEEQLRVPPLNPQTCLLGSEENLALLAGEKTVSARSDPVSPAMARSRDPEKGDRSKEEMAVAADAITLVDEPESMVNLAFVKNDSYEKGPDSVVVHVYVKEIRRDTSRVLFREQDFTLIFQTRDGNFLRLHPGCGPHTIFRWQVKLRNLIEPEQCTFCFTASRIDICLRKRQSQRWGGLEAPAARVGGAKVAVPTGPTPLDSTPPGGAPHPLTGQEEARAVEKEKPKARSEDTGLDGVAARTPMEHVAPKPEPHLASPKPTCMVPPMPHSPVSGDSVEEEEEEEKKVCLPGFTGLVNLGNTCFMNSVIQSLSNTRELRDFFHDRSFEAEINYNNPLGTGGRLAIGFAVLLRALWKGTHHAFQPSKLKAIVASKASQFTGYAQHDAQEFMAFLLDGLHEDLNRIQNKPYTETVDSDGRPDEVVAEEAWQRHKMRNDSFIVDLFQGQYKSKLVCPVCAKVSITFDPFLYLPVPLPQKQKVLPVFYFAREPHSKPIKFLVSISKENSSASEVLESLSQSVHVKPENLRLAEVIKNRFHRVFLPSHSLDTVSPSDTLLCFELLSPELAKERVVVLEVQQRPQVPSVPISKCAACQRKQQSEDEKLKRCTRCYRVGYCNQLCQKTHWPDHKGLCRPENIGYPFLVSVPASRLTYARLAQLLEGYARYSVSVFQPPFQPGRMALESQGPSCTTLLSTSSLEAGDSERDSIQPPELQLVTPVAEGDAGVPRAWAAPDRGPVASTSGVSSEMLAGGPVEVGSLPAGERVSRPEAAVPGYQHPSEAMNAHTPQFFIYKIDASNREQRLEDKGDTPLELGEDCSLALVWRNNERLQEFVLVASKELECAEDPGSAGEAARAGHFTLDQCLNLFTRPEVLAPEEAWYCPQCKQHREASKQLLLWRLPNILIVQLKRFSFRSFIWRDKINDLVEFPVRNLDLSKFCIGQKEEQLPSYDLYAVINHYGGMIGGHYTACARLPNDRSSQRSDVGWRLFDDSTVTTVDESQVVTRYAYVLFYRRRNSPVERPPRAGHSEHHPDLGPAAEAAASQGLGPGQAPEVAPTRTAPERFAPSVDRPAPTYSNMEEVD comes from the exons ATGTCTGGCGGGGCCAGCGCCACGGGCCCAAGGAGAGGTCCCCCAGGATTGGAGGAGGCCACCAGTAAGAAGAAGCAGAAGGATCGAGCAAACCAGGAGAGCAAGGATGGAGATCCTAGAAGAG GGTCAGCGTCCTCTCGGGAGGAGCAGGCCAAAGAGG AGTTGTTGCTTGATTGGAGGCAGAGTGCAGATGAGGTGATTGTCAAGCTGCGTGTGGGAGCAGGTCCCCTGCGCCTAGAGGAAGTGGATGCTGCTTTCACGGACACAGACTGCGTGGTGCGGCTTCCAG GTGGTCGGCAGTGGGGTGGTGTTTTCTATGCCGAAATAGAAAGTTCTTGCACCAAAGTACAAGCCCGTAAAGGTGGCCTCCTGCAGCTGGCACTGCCCAAGAAGGTGCCTCTGCTCACGTGGCCCTCTCTTCTG AAACCTCTAGGAACCCAGGAGGCGGTGCCAGGGCTGCGGTgccaggagaatgggcaggagcCATCTCCCATTGCCCTGGAGCCAGGCCCTGAGCCCCGTCGGGCTAAACAGGAGGCCCGGAACCAGAAGCGGGCCCAGGGCCGTGGTGAGGTAGGCGCAGGGGCTGGCCCCGGGGCCCAGGCAGGGCCCAGCGCCAAGAGGGCTGTGCATCTCCGCAGAGGGCCAGAGGGGGAAGGGTCCAGAGATGGGCCTGGACCCCGGGGTGATGCCCCCCCCTTCTTGGCTGAGGCAGCCACCCAG GCTGAAGCTGAGGAACAGCTCCGGGTACCACCGCTGAACCCCCAGACCTGCCTCTTGGGCTCAGAGGAGAATCTAGCACTCTTGGCAGGAGAGAAGACCGTGTCCGCCAGGAGTGATCCAGTCTCCCCAGCCATGGCCCGGAGCAGAGACCCTGAGAAAGGTGACCGTTCCAAAGAAGAGATGGCAGTGGCAGCAGATGCTATAACCTTGGTGGATG AGCCGGAGTCCATGGTGAACCTGGCATTTGTCAAGAATGACTCATATGAGAAGGGGCCAGATTCAGTGGTGGTGCACGTGTACGTGAAAGAAATCCGCAGGGACACTTCTCGAGTGCTTTTCCGCGAGCAAGACTTCACACTTATCTTCCAGaccag GGATGGAAACTTCTTGAGACTGCACCCGGGCTGTGGGCCCCATACCATCTTCCGTTGGCAGGTGAAGCTCAG GAACCTGATTGAGCCCGAGCAGTGCACCTTCTGCTTCACGGCCTCTCGAATTGACATCTGCCTTCGTAAGCGGCAAAGTCAGCGCTGGGGGGGCCTGGAGGCCCCAGCTGCACGAG TGGGTGGTGCAAAGGTTGCCGTGCCGACAGGTCCAACCCCTCTGGATTCAACCCCACCGGGAGGTGCCCCCCACCCTCTCACAGGCCAGGAAGAAGCTCGGGCTGTGGAGAAGGAAAAACCCAAGGCTCGATCTGAGGACACGGGGCTGGATGGTGTGGCGGCCCGCACCCCCATGGAGCATGTAGCCCCAAAGCCAGAGCCACATCTGGCCTCA CCCAAGCCCACATGTATGGTGCCTCCAATGCCCCACAGCCCTGTGAGTGGAGACagtgtggaggaagaggaggaggaagagaagaaggtgtGTCTGCCAGGCTTCACTGGCCTTGTCAATCTCGGCAACACCTGCTTCATGAACAGTGTCATTCAGTCTCTGTCTAACACTCGGGAGCTCCGGGACTTCTTCCATG ACCGCTCCTTTGAGGCCGAGATCAACTACAACAACCCACTGGGGACTGGTGGGCGTCTGGCCATTGGCTTTGCTGTGCTACTCCGGGCGCTGTGGAAGGGCACCCACCATGCCTTCCAGCCTTCCAAGTTGAAG GCCATTGTGGCGAGCAAGGCCAGCCAGTTCACAGGCTATGCGCAGCATGATGCCCAGGAGTTCATGGCTTTCTTGCTGGATGGGCTGCATGAAGACCTGAATCGCATTCAGAACAAGCCCTACACAGAGACCGTGGACTCGGATGGGCGGCCCGATGAG GTGGTGGCTGAAGAAGCATGGCAGCGGCATAAGATGAGGAATGACTCTTTCATCGTAGACCTGTTTCAGGGCCAGTATAAGTCGAAGCTGGTGTGCCCTGTGTGTGCCAAG GTCTCCATCACTTTCGACCCATTCCTCTACCTGCCGGTGCCCTTGCCACAGAAGCAGAAGGTTCTCCCCGTCTTCTATTTTGCCCGGGAGCCCCACAGCAAGCCCATCAAG TTTCTGGTGAGCATCAGCAAGGAGAATTCCAGCGCAAGTGAAGTGTTGGAGTCCCTCTCTCAGAGTGTGCACGTGAAGCCTGAGAACCTCCGTCTGGCTGAG GTGATTAAAAATCGCTTCCACCGTGTGTTCCTGCCCTCCCACTCATTGGACACTGTGTCCCCATCCGACACGCTCCTCTGCTTTGAGCTGCTATCCCCAGAGTTGGCTAAGGAGCGGGTGGTGGTGCTAGAGGTGCAGCAG CGCCCCCAGGTGCCCAGCGTCCCCATCTCCAAGTGTGCAGCCTGCCAGCGGAAGCAGCAGTCAGAGGATGAGAAGCTGAAGCGCTGTACCCGGTGCTACCGCGTGGGCTACTGCAACCA gctCTGCCAGAAAACCCACTGGCCTGACCACAAGGGTCTCTGCCGCCCTGAGAACATTGGCTACCCATTTCTGGTCAGTGTACCTGCCTCACGTCTCACTTATGCTCGTCTTGCTCAGCTGCTAGAGGGCTACGCCCG GTACTCTGTGAGTGTATTCCAGCCACCCTTCCAGCCTGGCCGCATGGCCTTGGAGTCCCAGGGCCCCAGCTGCACTACGTTGCTCTCCACTAGCTCCCTGGAGGCTGGGGACAGTGAGAGGGACTCGATTCAGCCGCCTGAGCTCCAGTTGGTGACCCCCGTGGCTGAGGGAGACGCAGGGGTCCCACGGGCATGGGCGGCCCCTGACCGGGGCCCTGTGGCCAGCACCAGTGGCGTTTCTTCTGAGATGCTGGCCGGTGGACCTGTTGAAGTTGGTTCCTTGCCTGCTGGTGAGAGGGTGTCTCGGCCCGAAG CTGCTGTGCCCGGATATCAGCACCCAAGTGAAGCCATGAATGCCCACACACCCCagttcttcatctataaaattgacGCATCTAACCGAGAACAGCGGCTAGAGGACAAAG GAGACACCCCCCTGGAGCTGGGTGAGGACTGCAGCCTGGCGCTAGTCTGGCGGAACAACGAGCGCCTGCAGGAGTTCGTGTTGGTAGCGTCCAAGGAGCTGGAGTGTGCTGAGGATCCAGGCTCTGCTGGGGAGGCTGCCCGCGCTGGCCACTTCACTCTGGACCAGTGCCTGAACCTCTTCACCCGGCCTGAGGTGCTGGCACCCGAGGAGGCTTG GTACTGCCCGCAGTGTAAACAACACCGAGAGGCCTCCAAGCAGCTGCTGCTGTGGCGCCTTCCTAACATACTCATTGTGCAGCTCAAGCGCTTCTCCTTTCGGAGTTTCATCTGGCGTGACAAGATCAATGACTTGGTGGAGTTCCCTGTTCG GAACCTGGACCTGAGCAAGTTCTGCATCGGTCAGAAGGAGGAACAGCTGCCTAGCTACGACCTGTACGCCGTCATCAACCACTACGGAGGCATGATCGGCGGCCACTACACCGCCTGTGCGCGCCTGCCCAATGACCGCAGCAGCCAGCGCAGCGACGTGG GCTGGCGCCTGTTTGACGACAGCACGGTGACAACAGTAGACGAGAGCCAGGTCGTGACGCGTTATGCCTATGTACTCTTCTACCGCCGGCGGAACTCTCCTGTGGAGAGGCCCCCCAGGGCAGGTCACTCTGAGCACCACCCAGACCTAGGCCCTGCAGCCGAGGCTGCTGCCAGCCAG GGACTAGGCCCTGGCCAGGCCCCCGAGGTGGCCCCCACGCGGACAGCCCCTGAACGCTTCGCCCCCTCTGTGGACCGCCCAGCCCCCACCTACAGCAACATGGAGGAGGTCGATTAG